ACCGGTCGCCCAGTCGGCGTAGTAGTCGACCGTGCGCACGTTACCGTCGGGTTCTACGAGCGAGTACTGGCCGCGGACGACATCACCGTCGCGTTCCTCCTTCTGGTGCTTGATATCACCGGTCAGTGGATCGTTCACGCCATACTCGAAAGCATAGCGAGCATTATCGTCCTGTGCGGGGTGAAAACAACGCCATTGAGAACATGTTCGATCGCATCAGTTCTGGGGCAATACTTACGTAGTGTTCGAGGTACTTCTCAGCGACAGTCTTGACGACGGTGGTCGGAGCGACGGTCTTGACCACGGTGGCAGGGGCAGTGTAGGCCGTAGTAAGTGCTGGGGCAGCGGCAGCATAACGGTAGCCACCGTAGTGTGCGGTTGACACTGCAGGACCGGCGGCGTAGTATCCGTGAGCGGCACCGGATGTAGCGTAGCTAGCGATAGCACCCGCACTTGTGGCGTACTTAGTGACGGCTGGTGCCACCGAGTAGGCGGAATAAGCTGGACCGGCACTGTACGCAGCAACGGCGGGCGTAGTCAGAACCTTCGACACGGCTGGAGCGACCGAATAGGAAGAATAGGCCGGTCCGGCACTGTATGCAGCAACGGCCGGGGAAGAGTACACCTTAGATACGGCTGGTACGGCACTGTAGGTGGCAACTGCTGGGGTGGAGTAGACCTTGGAAACAGCCGGGACGGCGCTGTAGGAAGCGACGGCTGGCGACGAGTAAACATTGGACACAGCTGGGACGGTGCTGTACGTGGCAACGGCTGGTGCAGCAACAACCTTGGAAACGGCCGGGACGGCACTGTAGGTGGCAACGGCTGGCGACGAGTATACCTTAGATACGGCCGGGACGGCACTGTACGATGCGACGGCTGGCGACGAGTACACCTTGGAGACGGCAGGACTGACCGAGTAGCTGGAGTAAGCCGGACCGGTGCTGTAGGCAGCAACAGCTGGTGTGGCTACTACCTTGGAAACGGCCGGTGCGACCGAGTACGATGAGTATTCCGAACCGGTACTGTAAGCCGACACAGCTGGACCGGTACTGTAGGAAGCAACGGCAGGACCGTACGATGTGGCCACCTTAGCAACAGCTGGAGCTGCGAGATAGGCACCAGAGTAAGCAGTCTTGGTGACGGTGGCCGGAGCCGAAACGTAAGCAGTAGAGACGGCAGGGACGGCAGCAACCTTGGCCACCGCTGGAGCAGCAGATACGTACGAGGCATAAGCCGGGCTGGACACTACCTTCGAGACGGCCGGTGTAGCGTAGTATGATGAGACTGCCGGCGTAGAGACGTACTTGCTGACGGCAGGCGTGTAAGCATGGGCAGAGTATGGGGCTACGTAGCTGGAGACGGTCGGAGCATAGGCAGCGGATGTGGCGTACTTGGTGACGGTCGGAGCCGACACGTAAGCGGTGGATACGGCTGGTGCAGCCGAGTACTTAGTGACGGCGGGAGCAGCATAGTACGAAGCAACGGCCGGAGCAGCCGCTGAGACGACGGTCTTGGTGAGAGCGGGAGCAGCATAGGCCAGTTTAGAGGTGGTAGCGTAAGAGCTGGCGTAGCTGGCCGCCGGAGCAGCATAGGCAACCTTTGCGGCAGGCGCATATGCAGCGTAGCCAACGGCAGGAGTGTAGGAGGCTACCTTGGCAGCCGGGGTGTAGCTGGCATAGGTCGTGGCCGGAGCATAGCTAGCATAGGATGCAGCGGGCGCGTAGCTAGCATAGGATGCAGCTGGAGCGTAGCTAGCATAAGATGAAGCGGGCGCGTAGCTGGCATAAGCCTTAGCAGCTGGCGCGTAAGACGCCGAATAACCGTAGGATGGTGTAGCATAGGTAGCGACCTTGGCAGCAGGAGCATAGCTCGCGTAGCTGGTGGTGGCAACCTTGGCAACCGGAGCAGCCGCATAGCTGACGGCCGGCGCAGCGGCCACATACTTGCTGACGACCGGTGCGGTCGCTACGTACGACGAGACGGCCGGTGCGGCGGCATACTTGGTGACGGCTGGAGCAGCCACGTATGAGGTCGGTGGCAGGTATTCCTTCGTGACGTAGGCCGGAGCAGCGCTCGTGTACACCTTGCTGAGAGCGGGCTGCGCATAGACGGCCGGAGCAGCGACCGTCTTCGTGTAGCTGACGGAGGGGACCACCGAGGCGAAGGTGGCGGCAGGCGACTTGTCGGCATACACGACACCAGCGGACTTGGTGGCGTATGTGACAGCCGGTGCAGCAGCAATCGTTTTGACTCCCGCCTCATAGCTCGTCAGTTTGAGGTCTTCACCCGAGGCACCATACGCACTGTAGGCGGGGGATGCTTCGTACGAACTGTATGAGGGACCGACCGACGCGTACTTCACATCACCGTCCACCGAGTAGGACGAGAAACCGGGCGTCACGCTGACCGAGTTGATCGCCTTGCCGACTGACAGCTGAACCGTTGGTGCTGGGTAGGAATAGCCGCTCACGTGCCCACTCGGAGGACAGTCCGGGGCCGGATTGGCCAAGCTGGATGTAGCTAGGCATGCTGCCACCAGAACTGCAGCGAAGAACTGTATCGGATGGAAAAGACATGAAGCAAGGAAAAGTTAAGACTCATTACGAGTTGCGATTGTTGGTACGGGAGAACATGCCAGAGAACTGGCACGAGCCGAGTTGAGTAGCAGTAGCATGCGATCGATGGAATCGTAACCCATCAGGAATGCCAACGATAACCTTGTGATCCTTATTTAAACCTCCTACCCTACTCCTCCCTCCTGCCCCCGGTCCATTCCTTCTCTCTATTGTATTACATCACCTTACCTCACCACATTCAGACACCTCCCGAGGCTCTTCTCTGCCAGCGAATTTGGCGTTAGAAGAATCACGTTACGCATTGCATACCACACCGCCTGGCACTAAGGGCCTTGCGAATCGCGATCGATATACGCCGTGGTAACTGGTTAACGAACTTGTTTTTACACCCGTCTGACCAAATTGGATCAGTGGTGGTTGCCGATCGGACGATCAAAACGAACGGAGTTGCAGAGGGAAACGTTTTCGGTGGGGCATATGTTACAAGCAGAACATGTGACATTCGGTGTGCAGTCGCAATGTCACTCACGTTGCAGCACTGCCCTGGGTTTCGGTTGCTGACGATTCAATTAAGACGCACTGTTTATGGTGCGTGCTGGGTAGCCTGTTGCCAAATATTCTTGCttccagcagcaaccgcaacacTGGGCAAGATAGTAACTGGTttctaattaaatttcaaacccGTACAAATAGCTCTCACCATGGTCGGTATTGAACTAGGCTGCAGTGCGGTGGGATATTATATTAGGTGCTTGCCAGGGGGGATTGGAATTGAATGTGCGATACGTATTTATAAATAGATAATGATATGCAGCCAGGTTTGCGGGAATGATAATTGCACCTTTGCAGCATGTCTCGTCACGCAAGATTGTTGTAcactttaaaattgaaatacttTAATAGAATAGAAGGAAGCTTATTGACCGACAGTAGGTTATAACGTAAAGCTCAGTAAATTTCTCCTTATCTATAGAATAGTCAATAGAATAAATCAATATTTCAAACGAAAGTACTAAAATTTGGCATTGGAAGTAGTAATACTGCTTTTAAATTCTACATTATATAAAACTCATGCTGAAATGATCTTTATGTTACAgatcaaattaaatattgatcaaatgtattaaaacaagcaatacggccaggccgttgcttacgaataaaataaaatgtattaaaattcTAAATATTACGGTACCACAATTAGCATGGCTGATTTGGAGCTAGTCAATGGTTTAATGTATTCAGGGCTGGCCTTTACAAGACAGGACAACTATCCATTCCGATCGGTTGTCTAGTACACAGAACTGAATATCTCTGCTACATGTAGTTAAAGATGGCATGGCAGGAAAGCCCTCATGGCGGTTTTTAGTGCCGAAATTTCGTAGAAGATCAAACCAATTAGAAACACTTAATTTGAATCTATTATTCGCAGCTTATAATTAAGTTTTAAGAGATTTCCCAGTTAGGTACGTTCGTTTTAAATCAGCCAATCTTGATAGTATTGATCTACATAGATGAATTTTTGTAAGTAAATAAGAATGGAAACAGACACTGTTTAGAAATAGTTTAACAATTCTgtcattttaattttcgttAATTTCGttagatttaaaaaagaataattcaTATATTGttcgaattaaattttcttatgTTTGATGAATATTACAGTGCTTTTATGTATACTGAAGTAGCAATGTTCTTCATTTTCTAATATCATTATTAGAGCATCAATGTTGCGACGCCCTGGTGGTCTATGTGACAATCGGCGCCGTTTCCAAACGACAAGGACCgcggatcaaatcccatccggaccgtccgtCCGTGacaaaaataagtctagtaagccagaaaggACCGGCGTGACCTTTTAAGGgccgttaagccaagaagagataGTGAGCGATCATAGCTCGTCACCAGCAATTAAACTTGCTCAACTCTCATTCGAGGAGAATCAATAATTCACCTCACATTTTGTAACGTCATAGCTGATCGAATCTTCCCACATCGATCACACCTGTCTGTACGCTTCCTTCTGTGATGCACATTTAGCTGTCTTTGCCAACCGGATATACACGGGCGGTAACATTTGTCATCGATCACGATCGCTCGTCCACCATAATTTACCCTTTTCCCGTTGGGCGTCCTACACCTACTGGGTAATAAATGGATAACCGTAAATCTTGGTGACAACACCCCTTACAATAGCGGGAAGTGCTGAACGGTTTAGAACTAACTTCAAGAACGCCCTGTTCCTGGCACACGGTGTAATGGGTGGGTTAAAAACTATTGCAACTCAACGGCCGTGTGCATAGAAAGATGCATGTCCGGGCAGGGTGGGAAAAATGTAAGCGTACTCCGCCCCACATGACTAATACGCTAGCTGTGCGGCAGCTGTAAGGTTATCTTGCTAGTACTGCTGACACTTGTCCAGCACCAACGCCTTGCTGCTTTACATAACCGCTCCCGCGGTTCCAAGCGTTCACTTTCCGTTCGGTAAGTATGATCGTACGGACGTGAAGCCAATAAGACGAAGGGAGAAAAAGCACGACCCTAGAATCAGGTTGCGCGTCCAAAGGCACAAAACACTGTACGGAGTTTGGATGTTGGAGTAAGGTGGGTGAGATGGAGTTATATCAGATTCGAATCTTTAAAGCGATATGTTTTcgtatttctttttcgttttctagCGCTCTACGCAACCTGCACGTACGGTTGCGTTGCGATGCTCGTTGTAGAGGAGCACTCGAACGGACAT
The DNA window shown above is from Anopheles funestus chromosome 3RL, idAnoFuneDA-416_04, whole genome shotgun sequence and carries:
- the LOC125768825 gene encoding paternally-expressed gene 3 protein; protein product: MKFFAAVLVAACLATSSLANPAPDCPPSGHVSGYSYPAPTVQLSVGKAINSVSVTPGFSSYSVDGDVKYASVGPSYSSYEASPAYSAYGASGEDLKLTSYEAGVKTIAAAPAVTYATKSAGVVYADKSPAATFASVVPSVSYTKTVAAPAVYAQPALSKVYTSAAPAYVTKEYLPPTSYVAAPAVTKYAAAPAVSSYVATAPVVSKYVAAAPAVSYAAAPVAKVATTSYASYAPAAKVATYATPSYGYSASYAPAAKAYASYAPASSYASYAPAASYASYAPAASYASYAPATTYASYTPAAKVASYTPAVGYAAYAPAAKVAYAAPAASYASSYATTSKLAYAAPALTKTVVSAAAPAVASYYAAPAVTKYSAAPAVSTAYVSAPTVTKYATSAAYAPTVSSYVAPYSAHAYTPAVSKYVSTPAVSSYYATPAVSKVVSSPAYASYVSAAPAVAKVAAVPAVSTAYVSAPATVTKTAYSGAYLAAPAVAKVATSYGPAVASYSTGPAVSAYSTGSEYSSYSVAPAVSKVVATPAVAAYSTGPAYSSYSVSPAVSKVYSSPAVASYSAVPAVSKVYSSPAVATYSAVPAVSKVVAAPAVATYSTVPAVSNVYSSPAVASYSAVPAVSKVYSTPAVATYSAVPAVSKVYSSPAVAAYSAGPAYSSYSVAPAVSKVLTTPAVAAYSAGPAYSAYSVAPAVTKYATSAGAIASYATSGAAHGYYAAGPAVSTAHYGGYRYAAAAPALTTAYTAPATVVKTVAPTTVVKTVAEKYLEHYDDNARYAFEYGVNDPLTGDIKHQKEERDGDVVRGQYSLVEPDGNVRTVDYYADWATGFHATVTNSRDQVHATKVLGKRDTVKA